Proteins from a genomic interval of Enterococcus faecium:
- the serS gene encoding serine--tRNA ligase — translation MLDVKMMRQNIEEVQEKLMTRGVKKETLAEFMELDENRRKLLVKSEELKKYRNDVSAEIAQLKRAKEDASAKIAEMKEVGGNIKALDTEIAEVDEKLKQIATTLPNLPHDSVPVGTDEEDNVEIRRWSEPRTFAFEPKPHWEIAENLDILDFERGAKVAGSRFVYYKGLGARLERAVYNFMLDQHIYEHGYTEMITPYIVNSKAMFGTGQFPKFKEDVFQLENTDLTLIPTAEVPLTNYYNDEILDGADLPIYFTALSPAFRSEAGSAGRDTRGLIRLHQFNKVEMVKFSDVEHSYEELEKMTADAEDILKKLHLPYRVMALSTGDMGFSAAKTYDLEVWIPAQDTYREISSCSNCEDFQARRAMIRYRDNDGKIHYTHTLNGSGLAVGRTVAAILENYQNEDGSVTVPEALVPYMGNLKVIK, via the coding sequence ATGTTAGATGTAAAAATGATGCGACAAAATATTGAAGAAGTACAAGAAAAATTGATGACTCGGGGCGTAAAAAAAGAAACATTAGCTGAATTCATGGAACTAGATGAAAATCGTCGTAAGCTACTAGTCAAAAGTGAAGAATTAAAAAAATATCGAAATGATGTTTCTGCTGAGATCGCCCAATTGAAGCGTGCAAAAGAAGATGCTTCTGCTAAAATCGCTGAAATGAAAGAAGTCGGTGGCAACATCAAAGCATTGGATACTGAAATTGCTGAAGTGGATGAAAAATTGAAACAAATTGCAACTACTTTGCCAAACCTTCCCCATGATTCTGTGCCAGTTGGAACAGATGAAGAGGACAATGTAGAAATCCGTCGTTGGAGCGAACCACGTACATTTGCTTTTGAACCAAAACCACACTGGGAAATTGCAGAAAATCTTGATATTTTAGATTTTGAACGTGGCGCAAAAGTAGCCGGTAGCCGTTTTGTCTATTACAAAGGATTAGGTGCTCGATTAGAACGTGCTGTCTACAACTTCATGCTTGATCAGCATATTTACGAACACGGCTATACTGAAATGATCACTCCTTATATCGTCAACAGTAAAGCGATGTTTGGTACGGGACAATTTCCAAAATTCAAAGAAGATGTTTTCCAATTGGAGAATACTGATCTAACATTAATCCCAACAGCTGAAGTACCATTAACTAACTATTATAATGATGAAATTTTAGATGGTGCAGATTTACCTATTTATTTCACTGCACTAAGCCCTGCTTTTCGTTCTGAAGCCGGAAGTGCTGGTCGGGATACACGAGGACTGATTCGTCTTCACCAATTCAATAAAGTAGAAATGGTCAAATTTTCGGATGTAGAGCATTCTTACGAAGAATTGGAAAAAATGACAGCTGATGCAGAAGATATCTTGAAAAAATTGCATTTGCCTTATCGTGTGATGGCCTTATCAACTGGAGACATGGGCTTTTCTGCAGCTAAAACTTATGACTTAGAAGTATGGATACCTGCACAAGATACTTATCGTGAAATCAGTTCTTGTTCTAACTGTGAAGATTTCCAAGCACGCCGCGCAATGATCCGTTATCGCGATAATGATGGAAAAATCCACTATACTCATACTCTGAATGGTTCAGGACTTGCAGTTGGCCGTACAGTAGCTGCCATTTTGGAAAACTACCAAAATGAAGATGGTTCTGTCACAGTTCCAGAAGCGCTCGTTCCTTATATGGGGAATCTGAAAGTTATTAAATAA
- a CDS encoding response regulator transcription factor, producing MKILIADDDKEIVELLSIYVHNEGYEAVKAYDGKEALSKIRTIPDIELLILDIMMPEMDGMQVVKELRKESQIPIIMLTAKTTDMDKIKGLVAGADDYVTKPFNPLEVMARVKSLLRRTKMQIAPDQPDVLEVNALIINKDSHEVKTIDGKEIQLTALEFGILYLLASHPNRVFSADEIFERVWKQESIVSAKTVMVHVSHLRDKIEEATGGEKVIQTVWGVGYKIDAR from the coding sequence ATGAAAATTTTGATTGCTGACGATGATAAAGAAATCGTTGAATTATTAAGTATCTATGTTCACAATGAGGGGTATGAAGCAGTAAAGGCTTATGATGGGAAAGAAGCATTATCTAAAATCAGAACAATCCCTGATATTGAATTACTTATTTTAGATATCATGATGCCTGAGATGGATGGGATGCAAGTAGTGAAAGAGCTACGAAAAGAATCCCAAATACCAATCATTATGCTGACAGCAAAAACTACTGATATGGATAAGATCAAAGGACTGGTCGCTGGTGCAGATGATTATGTGACCAAGCCATTTAATCCGTTAGAAGTAATGGCTAGAGTAAAGTCTTTATTACGGCGTACAAAAATGCAGATTGCCCCAGATCAGCCTGATGTATTAGAAGTAAATGCATTAATCATCAATAAAGACTCTCATGAAGTTAAAACAATCGATGGGAAAGAAATCCAGTTAACAGCTTTGGAATTCGGTATCCTCTACTTGCTTGCTAGTCATCCTAATCGAGTATTTAGCGCGGATGAAATTTTTGAGCGTGTTTGGAAACAAGAAAGTATTGTCTCTGCTAAAACTGTCATGGTTCACGTTAGTCATTTAAGAGATAAGATTGAAGAAGCAACTGGTGGTGAAAAAGTCATTCAAACCGTTTGGGGAGTGGGCTATAAAATTGACGCAAGATAG
- a CDS encoding sensor histidine kinase: MTQDSKRATEKRRRINLTSKEISELLAEGIITIILLLLLNVSILVVISSVINSSPSLTNAIWDSKNIFAERLNTDLFWNGRNFIIPFFFLLDIGVLYWRLIRRYRQMQLRHIISELHYIANGNYDHRIPFELSGDLSRVVTSINGLVDSTVAAIEDERKIEKSKDELITNVSHDIRTPLTSIIGYLGLIEDGQYHSEEDLLKYTHTAYIKAKQMKSLVDDLFEYTKVRQPAVPVNFSAFDMIQLIEQLAADFELEASKKNIQILVQSKVDSLIMDGDTEKLVRVFNNLLTNALKYGKGATKIVIEVERIGSEVVATVKNNGAMIPQQAIDNLFDRFYRVEESRSQATGGTGLGLAIAQSIVALHGGYIYAKSDKQWTSFIMHLPIKKNEKLPIDTQEVIDEN, translated from the coding sequence TTGACGCAAGATAGTAAACGAGCAACTGAAAAACGCCGTCGGATCAATTTGACTTCAAAAGAAATCAGCGAATTGTTAGCGGAAGGAATCATCACGATTATCCTTTTGCTTCTATTAAATGTTTCTATTCTGGTTGTTATCAGTTCGGTGATCAACAGTTCACCTTCTTTGACGAATGCGATTTGGGATTCAAAGAATATTTTTGCAGAACGATTGAACACTGATTTGTTCTGGAACGGCCGGAATTTTATTATTCCCTTTTTCTTTCTATTAGATATTGGTGTTTTGTATTGGCGCTTGATTCGAAGATATCGCCAAATGCAATTGCGGCATATCATCAGCGAACTTCACTACATCGCAAACGGAAATTATGATCATCGTATCCCTTTTGAACTGAGTGGTGACTTAAGCCGAGTGGTAACAAGTATCAATGGATTGGTGGATAGTACCGTAGCAGCGATTGAAGACGAACGTAAAATCGAAAAATCAAAAGATGAATTGATCACGAATGTCAGTCATGATATCCGTACCCCACTCACGTCCATCATTGGATACCTAGGACTGATAGAAGATGGCCAGTATCACTCAGAAGAAGATCTTTTAAAGTATACGCATACTGCTTATATCAAAGCAAAGCAGATGAAATCTTTAGTGGACGACTTATTTGAATACACTAAGGTACGCCAGCCTGCTGTCCCGGTGAATTTTTCTGCCTTTGACATGATCCAGTTGATCGAACAGTTAGCAGCTGATTTTGAGTTGGAAGCTTCTAAAAAAAATATCCAAATACTTGTTCAATCAAAAGTAGACTCCCTTATCATGGATGGCGATACCGAAAAACTTGTACGTGTCTTCAATAATCTTTTGACGAATGCGTTGAAATACGGAAAAGGAGCAACGAAGATCGTAATCGAAGTAGAACGTATCGGTTCAGAAGTTGTTGCAACAGTCAAAAATAACGGAGCAATGATCCCACAACAGGCAATCGATAATCTATTCGACCGTTTTTATCGTGTAGAAGAATCTCGTTCACAAGCAACTGGAGGAACTGGACTTGGTTTAGCAATCGCTCAAAGCATTGTGGCTTTGCACGGCGGATACATTTATGCAAAATCAGATAAGCAATGGACTTCTTTCATCATGCACCTTCCAATCAAGAAAAATGAAAAATTACCTATTGATACACAGGAAGTTATTGACGAAAACTGA
- a CDS encoding ATP-dependent Clp protease ATP-binding subunit, whose amino-acid sequence MEELFTERAQAVLEIAQEEAKRLKHQSVSSEHVLLALVVEQNGIAGKVLREMDLNETEIYEEIEHLIGYGGIRSYPKGVFLPYSPRMKQVFALASSEVKKIGSQKVGTEHILMSLLKDESIMATRIMINLGISLSKARQVLKQKMGLAGDSAGKGMNRRRNVNVQDKRQTPQGTPTLDSLARDLTKLAKENKLDPVVGRSREVKRLIQILSRRTKNNPVLVGEPGVGKTAIAEGLAQKIILGEVPEDMQEKRLMMLDMGSLVAGTKYRGEFEDRMKKVIDEIYNDGQVILFIDELHTLIGAGGAEGAIDASNILKPALARGELQTIGATTLDEYQKYIEKDSALERRFARIQVDEPTPEEAEVILQGLRTRYEEHHGVEITDEAVRAAVNLSVRYITSRQLPDKAIDLIDESAAKVRLDQTDHLTKSTVIKLEIDELVQEKEAAIQKQDFENAAQLRRQEKALRKKLQKVSAIEAKQEQGYSDRVTEEDVATVVSEWTGVPLQQLEKKESERLLELEGLLHERVVGQDEAVKAVSRAIRRARSGLKDPDRPIGSFMFLGPTGVGKTELAKALSEVMFGSEDALIRVDMSEFMEKYSTSRLIGSPPGYVGYDEGGQLTEKIRQKPYSVILLDEVEKAHPDVFNLLLQVLDDGHLTDSKGRKVDFRNTIMIMTSNIGATQIREEKNVGFNVQDVTKDHKAMQKRILEELKKAFRPEFLNRIDETVVFHSLSKDEIHTIVQIMSKAIIKRLKEQDIQVKITPSAIDVIGKAGFDPEYGARPIRRALQKEIEDRLSEALLGGEIRLGDHVTVGASKGKITLNVRGPKKETVGSL is encoded by the coding sequence ATGGAAGAACTTTTTACTGAAAGAGCCCAAGCAGTATTAGAAATTGCACAAGAAGAAGCAAAACGGTTGAAACATCAATCAGTTAGTTCAGAACATGTTTTACTAGCCTTAGTGGTCGAGCAAAATGGAATTGCTGGAAAAGTATTACGTGAAATGGATTTGAATGAAACGGAAATTTATGAAGAAATTGAACATCTGATTGGTTATGGTGGTATCCGTTCTTACCCTAAAGGAGTCTTTCTTCCATATTCACCAAGAATGAAACAAGTTTTTGCTTTAGCTAGCAGCGAAGTGAAGAAAATTGGTTCTCAAAAAGTTGGAACAGAACATATTTTGATGAGCTTATTAAAAGATGAAAGTATCATGGCTACTCGAATCATGATCAACTTAGGTATCAGCCTTTCAAAAGCCCGTCAAGTTCTGAAACAAAAAATGGGGCTAGCTGGTGATTCTGCTGGAAAAGGAATGAATCGTCGTAGAAATGTAAATGTACAAGATAAACGGCAAACACCGCAAGGAACACCTACGCTAGATTCATTAGCACGTGATTTGACGAAATTAGCAAAAGAAAACAAGCTGGACCCAGTTGTTGGTCGTTCGAGAGAAGTGAAACGGCTTATCCAGATTCTTAGCCGACGGACAAAGAATAACCCTGTACTGGTGGGTGAACCTGGTGTAGGCAAAACAGCCATTGCTGAAGGGTTAGCTCAAAAAATCATTTTAGGTGAAGTGCCAGAAGACATGCAAGAAAAGCGCCTGATGATGCTTGATATGGGATCTTTGGTTGCTGGTACGAAATATCGCGGTGAATTTGAAGATCGAATGAAAAAGGTCATCGACGAAATCTATAATGATGGTCAAGTAATCTTATTCATTGATGAATTGCATACCTTAATTGGTGCAGGTGGAGCAGAAGGAGCAATTGATGCTTCGAATATCTTGAAACCGGCGTTAGCTCGAGGAGAATTACAAACGATCGGAGCAACGACCCTAGATGAATATCAAAAATATATCGAAAAAGATTCTGCATTAGAGCGACGTTTTGCTCGCATTCAAGTAGATGAGCCAACTCCTGAAGAAGCAGAAGTGATTCTTCAAGGATTACGTACAAGATATGAAGAGCACCATGGAGTGGAGATCACAGATGAAGCTGTACGAGCAGCAGTCAATCTTTCTGTTCGTTATATCACTTCTCGTCAACTACCCGATAAAGCAATTGATTTGATCGATGAATCAGCAGCGAAAGTCCGTTTGGATCAAACCGATCACTTAACAAAATCAACTGTGATCAAACTAGAAATCGATGAACTAGTACAAGAAAAGGAAGCAGCGATCCAAAAACAAGACTTTGAAAATGCTGCTCAATTACGCAGACAAGAAAAAGCACTACGTAAAAAGCTGCAAAAAGTTTCTGCAATTGAAGCAAAACAGGAGCAAGGTTATTCTGATCGTGTAACAGAAGAAGATGTTGCTACAGTTGTATCGGAGTGGACTGGTGTCCCTCTACAGCAGTTGGAGAAAAAAGAAAGCGAACGCTTGTTAGAACTGGAAGGACTTCTGCATGAACGTGTCGTTGGTCAAGATGAGGCTGTCAAAGCAGTTTCACGTGCGATCCGCCGTGCACGAAGCGGATTGAAAGATCCTGATCGTCCAATTGGTTCATTCATGTTCCTTGGACCAACTGGTGTCGGAAAAACAGAATTGGCCAAAGCACTTTCAGAAGTCATGTTTGGAAGTGAAGATGCCCTGATCCGTGTTGATATGTCAGAATTTATGGAAAAATACAGTACAAGCCGATTAATCGGGTCTCCTCCAGGATACGTAGGGTATGATGAAGGTGGACAGTTGACAGAAAAAATTCGTCAAAAACCATATTCAGTGATTCTCTTAGATGAAGTGGAGAAAGCACATCCAGACGTTTTCAATTTACTTCTGCAAGTATTGGATGATGGTCATTTAACAGATTCTAAAGGTAGAAAAGTGGACTTTAGAAATACAATCATGATTATGACTTCAAATATCGGAGCGACACAAATTCGAGAAGAAAAAAATGTCGGATTCAATGTCCAAGATGTTACTAAAGATCACAAAGCCATGCAAAAACGTATCTTAGAAGAGTTAAAGAAAGCTTTCCGACCTGAATTCTTGAATCGAATCGATGAGACTGTCGTCTTCCATTCATTGAGTAAAGATGAAATCCATACAATCGTCCAAATCATGAGCAAAGCGATTATCAAACGATTGAAAGAACAAGATATTCAAGTGAAAATCACACCATCTGCAATCGATGTGATCGGGAAAGCTGGATTTGATCCTGAATATGGTGCACGTCCAATCCGTCGCGCACTTCAAAAAGAAATTGAAGATCGATTGAGCGAGGCTTTGCTTGGCGGAGAAATTCGTTTAGGTGACCACGTAACAGTAGGTGCTTCAAAAGGTAAGATCACATTGAATGTTCGCGGACCTAAAAAGGAAACAGTAGGTTCCCTATAG
- a CDS encoding CtsR family transcriptional regulator, whose translation MAHQNTSDLIESYIKKILENSEMIEIRRIEMADLFNCVPSQINYVINTRFTIQRGYLVESKRGGGGYIRIAKVRISDKKQLLEQINQLFDDTISEKNAFAIIQKLYEDQIITKKEGNLMLSAIAKNTLNFNEYEDHTRARILRAFLERLSYEDGK comes from the coding sequence ATGGCACATCAGAATACCTCGGATTTAATTGAATCATATATAAAGAAAATTCTGGAAAATAGTGAAATGATCGAGATTCGAAGGATTGAAATGGCAGACCTCTTTAACTGTGTTCCTTCACAAATCAACTATGTGATTAATACCCGTTTTACCATCCAACGTGGTTATCTAGTAGAAAGCAAACGTGGTGGTGGTGGTTATATACGAATTGCAAAAGTAAGGATTTCAGATAAAAAACAATTACTTGAGCAGATAAATCAGTTATTTGATGATACAATCAGTGAGAAAAATGCTTTTGCTATTATTCAAAAACTTTATGAAGACCAAATAATTACAAAAAAAGAAGGAAACTTGATGTTGAGTGCAATTGCAAAAAACACATTGAATTTCAATGAATATGAAGATCATACACGTGCTCGGATTCTCCGAGCATTTCTGGAACGTTTAAGTTATGAAGATGGGAAGTGA